A genomic stretch from Candidatus Methylomirabilota bacterium includes:
- a CDS encoding poly(R)-hydroxyalkanoic acid synthase subunit PhaE, translating into MADNTGTQQLFDLWKKQVDEGTQAWLKMAGQGQPVDPQAFWRPFMDQGMQAWSKVMTQGTVSPDLMTQWKQFVDQWIAAWSKVLEQSMGTENFAQAMGKQLEGFLSVSAPVKKAAEQQVETGLATLGLPSRTQVIGLAKQIAGLEEKIEGLEDRIDAVLARLDAAAAASKKERE; encoded by the coding sequence ATGGCTGACAACACGGGCACCCAGCAGCTCTTCGACCTCTGGAAGAAGCAGGTGGACGAGGGCACGCAGGCCTGGCTCAAGATGGCGGGGCAGGGGCAGCCCGTCGATCCCCAGGCGTTCTGGCGGCCGTTCATGGATCAGGGCATGCAGGCCTGGTCCAAGGTCATGACGCAGGGGACGGTGTCGCCCGACCTCATGACGCAGTGGAAGCAGTTCGTCGACCAATGGATCGCGGCGTGGTCGAAGGTCCTCGAGCAGAGTATGGGCACCGAGAACTTCGCCCAGGCCATGGGCAAGCAGCTCGAGGGTTTTCTCTCCGTCTCGGCGCCCGTGAAGAAGGCGGCCGAGCAGCAGGTCGAGACCGGTCTCGCGACGCTCGGCCTGCCGTCCCGCACCCAGGTCATCGGGCTCGCCAAGCAGATCGCGGGCCTCGAGGAGAAGATCGAAGGCCTGGAGGATCGCATCGATGCGGTACTCGCGCGGCTCGACGCTGCGGCCGCCGCTTCCAAGAAGGAGCGTGAATGA
- a CDS encoding alpha/beta fold hydrolase has translation MKDELFTMTPEMPAMSPEVLVRWQEEMRRNALRMKHFSEMVMSPKEPEVGPTPREQIYRTGKSRLWRYASKRTVATPLLFVPNLGISRPYIFDLMHKSSFIEHMTEQGFDFYLVDWGVFGPEDNDLTLEHAVTKILPRLARKALESSGAREMSVLGYCMGAPLSLSWLGSTPEFPLKNYVDMAGPIDFSQVGLFGLWLDARYFDVDRFVDTLGAIPADMVKMGFKLLKPTMELSTNLNLWWNLWNPEYVSGFNALNKWASEYLPFPGEFFRQWVKDYYQQNRLIKGKLTMAGKPVRLESIRCPVLAVGAKEDNIAPPGCVRPLILAVSSTDKEYVELPGGHISLIAGRGASVHCWPKVSSWLAARS, from the coding sequence ATGAAAGACGAACTGTTCACGATGACGCCCGAGATGCCGGCCATGTCGCCGGAAGTGCTGGTCCGCTGGCAGGAGGAGATGCGCAGGAACGCGCTGCGCATGAAGCACTTCAGCGAGATGGTGATGAGCCCGAAGGAGCCCGAGGTCGGGCCCACGCCGCGCGAGCAGATCTACCGCACGGGCAAGTCGCGCCTCTGGCGGTACGCCTCCAAGCGCACGGTCGCAACCCCGCTCCTCTTCGTACCCAACCTCGGCATCAGCCGCCCGTACATCTTCGATCTCATGCACAAGAGCTCGTTCATCGAGCACATGACCGAGCAGGGCTTCGACTTCTACCTCGTGGACTGGGGCGTCTTCGGGCCCGAGGACAACGACCTGACGCTCGAGCACGCGGTGACCAAGATCCTGCCGCGGCTGGCGCGCAAAGCCCTCGAGAGCTCGGGAGCGCGCGAGATGTCGGTGCTGGGCTACTGCATGGGGGCGCCGCTCTCGCTCTCGTGGCTCGGGAGCACGCCCGAGTTCCCGCTGAAGAACTACGTCGATATGGCCGGGCCCATCGACTTCAGCCAGGTGGGGCTCTTCGGGCTCTGGCTCGACGCCCGCTACTTCGACGTCGACCGGTTCGTGGACACGCTGGGCGCCATCCCGGCCGACATGGTCAAGATGGGCTTCAAGCTCCTCAAGCCCACCATGGAACTCTCGACCAATCTCAACCTCTGGTGGAACCTCTGGAACCCCGAGTACGTCTCCGGGTTCAACGCGCTCAACAAGTGGGCGAGCGAGTACCTGCCGTTCCCCGGCGAATTCTTCCGGCAGTGGGTCAAGGACTACTACCAGCAGAACCGGCTGATCAAGGGCAAGTTGACGATGGCCGGAAAGCCGGTCAGGCTCGAGAGCATCCGCTGTCCGGTCCTGGCGGTGGGCGCCAAGGAGGACAATATCGCTCCTCCGGGCTGCGTCCGGCCGCTCATCCTGGCGGTCTCCAGCACGGACAAGGAGTACGTCGAGCTCCCGGGCGGGCACATCTCGCTCATCGCAGGACGCGGCGCCTCGGTGCACTGCTGGCCGAAGGTCTCCAGCTGGCTCGCGGCGCGGTCGTAG